A genomic region of Xanthocytophaga agilis contains the following coding sequences:
- a CDS encoding TonB-dependent receptor, producing MKKHLLVVAFLMLAIGTAFAQNIKGVIKDEGGQPLPGASVVIKGTKEYVVSTADGQFSIKAQKEFPFTLTVTLVGFKTQDVEVYELSEEALEVNLKTDNILDEVVVIGYGEQKRKDITGSISSVPTEIKTQPVVSVERLLQGSVAGAIVTQTSGQPGGGVSVQIRGNNSITAGSDPLYVIDGFPINNDYSLTDAGVTDGSKINPLSSINTTDIESIDVLKDASATAIYGSRGANGVVIITTKTGSKDKSSINYDGYYGVQEVIRTIPLLNAGQWWSLRKDAAANSGKTVSLPSTIGYSLDTTGDGTDWQAAAFRKAIIQSHSLSILSGSEKTRLAVSGNYLKQDGILQNTDFTRLSARINLDHEYSKKFRIFGSITASNTKAQVAPAAIVGNLLLTPPSLPVYKDDGTFVINSPFESALQNPINSLYNQLNETRTNRFLGSLSGEYTILEGLKAKVLVGADVVDNKQNRYLPSSTAEGQSLQGLATVGTMFTSSWLNENTLSYDKQIGTRNRVSAIVGFTAQQSDSKGAVAEAAGFATDAFEYNNLGTGITNRTPRSSANKWSLASYLGRINYVLDEKYLATFTLRADGSSRFGEGNKWGYFPSAALGWNVSSESFMRQFPKVSLLKVRGSAGITGNQSIPPYQSLSQLSYFRYSFSNTTVSGYAPATVPNPNLGWEKTFQVDFGIDLGLFNNRINITADYYYKKTTDLLLSRTVPGTSGLSDFYNGQASTIYQNIGAVSNKGFELYINSQNLTGDLKWNTIFIYSKNSNKILSLGDGVNQIIPVISSPSIAKVGYPLGSFIVYKTDGIIQEGDVALTPQANKNPGGQKYKDINGDGAITQAGDRIVIANQPGFVAGLTNTFSYKGFDLAVFFQASIGGKLYNANRANLELGTGYTNGSTVLLDRWTPTNTNTDVKAAYQDPAITISDRFIEDATYYRLKNISFGYTLPKTLLSKAKIQNLRIYVSAQNAFTWTNYTGYDPEVSLNGQSLINKGVDSGVYPNNKSYQIGLSLSL from the coding sequence ATGAAAAAACATCTACTAGTCGTAGCATTCCTTATGCTAGCGATAGGGACCGCTTTTGCCCAAAATATAAAAGGAGTCATCAAAGATGAAGGTGGTCAGCCATTACCTGGTGCCAGTGTTGTAATTAAAGGAACGAAAGAATATGTGGTTTCAACAGCTGATGGCCAGTTCAGTATAAAAGCGCAAAAAGAATTTCCTTTTACACTAACAGTAACATTGGTTGGTTTTAAAACGCAGGATGTTGAGGTGTATGAACTTTCCGAAGAAGCACTCGAAGTGAATTTGAAAACAGACAATATACTGGATGAGGTAGTTGTCATTGGCTATGGAGAGCAAAAACGAAAAGACATTACAGGTTCTATTTCGTCTGTGCCTACAGAAATTAAAACACAGCCTGTAGTTTCTGTAGAGCGACTTTTACAAGGATCTGTAGCTGGGGCCATAGTAACGCAGACATCAGGACAACCAGGTGGTGGGGTAAGTGTGCAAATTCGGGGAAACAACTCTATCACAGCAGGAAGTGATCCATTGTATGTAATTGATGGTTTTCCAATCAATAATGATTACTCTCTTACCGACGCAGGCGTTACGGATGGTTCAAAAATTAACCCACTTTCTTCTATCAATACAACCGATATTGAATCTATTGATGTATTGAAAGATGCTTCTGCAACAGCTATTTATGGTTCGCGTGGTGCCAATGGAGTTGTGATTATTACCACAAAAACAGGCTCGAAAGATAAATCATCTATTAATTATGATGGATATTATGGTGTACAAGAAGTCATCCGGACTATTCCTTTATTAAATGCAGGACAATGGTGGTCATTGCGGAAGGATGCAGCTGCTAATTCTGGAAAAACAGTTTCATTACCTTCAACAATTGGGTATTCGTTAGATACTACGGGTGATGGAACAGATTGGCAGGCAGCAGCTTTTCGGAAAGCTATCATTCAGAGCCATAGCTTATCTATTTTATCTGGCTCAGAGAAAACTCGTCTGGCAGTTTCTGGTAATTACCTAAAGCAGGATGGAATTTTGCAGAATACAGATTTTACACGATTATCAGCAAGAATCAATCTGGATCATGAATATAGCAAGAAATTTAGAATCTTTGGTAGCATTACAGCTTCTAATACAAAGGCTCAGGTGGCACCTGCTGCTATTGTGGGTAATCTGCTGTTAACTCCGCCTTCCTTACCTGTTTATAAAGATGATGGAACATTTGTAATAAATAGTCCATTTGAGTCTGCATTACAGAACCCAATTAACTCACTATATAATCAGTTGAATGAAACACGTACCAACCGGTTTTTAGGGAGCTTATCTGGTGAGTATACTATTCTCGAAGGACTAAAAGCGAAAGTACTGGTTGGGGCTGATGTAGTTGATAATAAACAAAACAGATATTTGCCTAGCTCCACCGCAGAAGGCCAAAGTTTACAGGGATTGGCTACAGTGGGAACAATGTTTACTTCAAGCTGGCTGAACGAGAACACATTAAGCTATGATAAACAAATAGGCACCCGTAACAGAGTTAGTGCTATCGTAGGTTTTACCGCACAGCAATCTGATTCCAAAGGCGCTGTAGCTGAAGCTGCAGGATTTGCAACTGATGCATTTGAGTACAACAACCTGGGAACTGGAATTACTAACCGTACACCTCGTTCGTCTGCTAATAAATGGTCACTGGCTTCTTATCTGGGTCGTATCAATTATGTATTGGATGAAAAATATCTGGCTACATTTACCTTACGTGCTGATGGATCATCTCGTTTTGGTGAAGGAAACAAATGGGGATATTTCCCTTCTGCTGCTTTGGGATGGAATGTGAGTAGTGAAAGCTTTATGCGTCAGTTCCCAAAAGTTAGTCTTTTAAAAGTAAGAGGTAGCGCAGGGATAACAGGTAATCAAAGTATTCCGCCTTACCAGTCACTTTCTCAACTTAGCTATTTCCGGTATAGCTTCTCAAATACTACTGTTTCCGGTTATGCTCCGGCAACCGTTCCGAATCCAAACTTAGGATGGGAAAAGACATTTCAGGTGGACTTTGGGATTGATCTAGGTTTGTTCAATAACCGGATTAATATCACTGCTGACTATTATTACAAAAAGACAACAGATTTATTATTGAGTCGTACGGTTCCAGGTACTTCTGGTCTATCAGATTTCTATAACGGACAGGCTTCAACTATTTACCAAAATATTGGTGCTGTATCTAATAAAGGCTTTGAGTTGTATATCAATTCTCAGAATCTAACCGGTGATCTGAAATGGAATACAATATTTATATACTCTAAAAATAGCAACAAAATTCTAAGTCTGGGTGATGGTGTTAATCAAATTATCCCGGTTATTTCTTCTCCTTCTATTGCCAAAGTAGGATATCCTTTAGGTTCATTCATTGTATATAAGACAGATGGTATTATTCAGGAAGGAGATGTTGCTCTAACTCCTCAGGCAAACAAAAATCCTGGTGGGCAGAAATACAAAGATATCAATGGAGATGGAGCCATTACACAGGCGGGAGATCGTATTGTAATTGCGAATCAGCCTGGTTTTGTAGCGGGCCTTACTAATACATTTTCTTACAAAGGATTTGATCTGGCTGTATTCTTCCAGGCTTCTATTGGTGGTAAGCTGTACAATGCCAACCGTGCCAATCTGGAGTTGGGTACTGGTTATACAAACGGTTCAACAGTGTTGCTGGATCGCTGGACCCCAACAAATACCAATACGGATGTAAAAGCTGCTTATCAAGATCCGGCAATTACTATTTCTGATCGGTTTATCGAAGATGCTACCTATTATCGTCTGAAAAATATCTCATTTGGATACACTTTGCCTAAGACTCTATTGTCTAAAGCAAAGATTCAGAATCTTAGAATTTATGTGTCTGCACAGAATGCCTTTACATGGACTAATTATACAGGTTATGATCCGGAGGTTAGTTTGAATGGACAAAGCCTGATCAACAAAGGGGTAGATTCTGGAGTGTATCCTAATAACAAATCCTATCAGATCGGACTATCCTTATCACTTTGA
- a CDS encoding RagB/SusD family nutrient uptake outer membrane protein yields MRLIIYTTLTLLLLITGACKDFLSEDPESLISEDQYYKTQADAINGINAVYFLLNSGGSSIQTPYNTLFNTGMNMAGDDEDPGPGATNPDVRSLAVLAHSSTNLRIYEIWQQHYAAIKKANVALDKIPSIDFDAALKSRLLGEAKFLRALYYFNLVRLYGDVPLITEYQKYVNAADYAIAKSPSTEVYAQIERDLQEAAEVLPASYTAPDVGRATQGAAKALLAKVYLTKASLPLNITAHYADAVAKAEEVLSATDGGTGNYGYDLFANYADVFLPATKNGKEHIFSAQFKSNAQGQGNNENPRTILSGVPGLSGNYAHMVRYYTNGDDKYFSIYKLYKPNDKRRNATFVTYFTSPSNGRKYALPLANTAVPNDSTPFYHKMWDPNSTSVTSESAANVAIIRYAELLLIHAEAENEANGPTAKAYKSLNRVRNRAGLANLTEGLTKDQFRDSLYLDRRLEVVFEYQRWFDLIRQKDGAGNSTFVSNLHKVGKTNATDKHRLYPIPQSEIDNNALLEQNELWK; encoded by the coding sequence ATGAGACTTATCATATATACCACTCTCACACTATTATTATTGATTACAGGAGCCTGCAAGGATTTTTTGTCAGAAGATCCTGAATCCTTGATTTCTGAGGATCAATATTACAAAACCCAGGCAGATGCGATTAATGGGATTAATGCTGTATACTTTCTTCTTAACTCAGGTGGAAGTAGCATTCAGACACCCTATAATACATTATTTAACACTGGAATGAATATGGCAGGAGATGATGAAGATCCAGGTCCGGGTGCTACCAATCCGGATGTTCGTTCGCTGGCGGTATTGGCTCATTCATCTACTAACCTGAGGATTTACGAAATCTGGCAACAACATTATGCTGCTATAAAGAAAGCAAACGTTGCACTGGATAAAATTCCTTCAATCGATTTTGATGCTGCGCTGAAGAGCCGTTTGTTGGGTGAAGCTAAATTTTTGAGAGCTTTGTATTACTTCAATCTGGTTCGGTTGTATGGAGATGTACCATTGATTACTGAATACCAAAAGTATGTAAATGCTGCTGATTATGCTATTGCCAAGTCACCATCTACAGAAGTATATGCACAGATTGAAAGGGATTTGCAAGAAGCCGCTGAAGTGCTACCAGCGTCTTATACAGCTCCGGATGTAGGAAGAGCCACACAAGGAGCTGCCAAAGCGTTGCTGGCTAAAGTATATCTCACTAAAGCATCACTACCACTTAATATAACAGCACATTATGCAGATGCTGTAGCCAAAGCTGAAGAGGTGTTATCTGCTACAGATGGAGGAACAGGAAATTATGGCTATGATCTGTTTGCAAACTATGCAGATGTCTTTTTGCCTGCTACTAAAAATGGAAAAGAACATATCTTTTCTGCTCAGTTTAAGTCTAATGCTCAGGGACAAGGGAACAACGAAAATCCACGTACTATTCTGAGCGGGGTGCCAGGACTGTCGGGCAACTATGCCCATATGGTTCGTTATTATACCAATGGCGATGATAAGTATTTCAGTATTTATAAGTTGTATAAACCCAATGATAAACGCAGAAATGCAACGTTTGTAACCTACTTTACAAGCCCTTCCAATGGAAGAAAATATGCATTACCTCTTGCAAATACAGCGGTTCCTAATGATTCAACCCCATTTTATCATAAGATGTGGGATCCTAATTCAACATCTGTAACCAGTGAGTCTGCAGCTAATGTTGCTATCATTCGTTATGCAGAGCTTTTGCTGATCCATGCGGAAGCAGAGAATGAAGCTAATGGTCCTACTGCAAAAGCTTACAAATCTCTGAACAGAGTACGGAACAGGGCTGGTCTTGCTAATCTGACAGAAGGCTTAACTAAGGATCAGTTTCGTGATTCCTTGTATCTGGATCGCCGATTGGAAGTAGTGTTTGAATATCAGCGCTGGTTCGATCTGATTCGTCAGAAAGATGGAGCTGGAAACAGCACTTTTGTATCCAACTTACACAAAGTAGGAAAGACAAATGCAACAGATAAACATCGGCTTTATCCAATTCCGCAATCAGAAATTGATAACAATGCGTTGCTGGAACAAAATGAACTGTGGAAATAG
- a CDS encoding pitrilysin family protein, protein MKKRHILAGLFCLLVTTPPIFGQSKLIEKVSKKPGEIVIPYEKYVLPNGLTLVVHEDHSDPIVHVDVTYHVGSAREEIGKSGFAHFFEHMMFQGSDHVADEEHFKVVTESGGTLNGTTNRDRTNYFETLPSNKLETALWLEADRMGFLLDAVTQKKFEIQRATVKNERGQNYDNRPYGLTYEYTSKALYPYGHPYSWLTIGYVEDLDRVNVNDLKNFFLRWYGPNNATVTVGGDVTTKDVVKLVEKYFGSIPRGPEVKNLKLPIPALTQDRYTSYEDNYIKLPMLRMIFPVPARYSTEEASLDCLAEILGQGKNSIFYKNFEKAQKAVQSSAVNSASELSGEFTLTVIPYPNQTLQDMEKTIRESLAEFEKRGVTDDDIARFIAKNESQTINGLNSVSGKVSQLASYQTFKGNPNYIGVELKNYRSVTKESVIQAYNKYIKGKAAVILSAYPKGKADIVAAVDNYTISKEGYKAPDYGYTGLTYKKAKDTFDRGQKPGSGANPIVKVPPVWQKQLNNGLKIIGTQNDEIPTVTLLFNIKGGHQLSANNLSKAGVASLTASMLNEDTEKYTSEEIASELDKLGSFISFGAGEEGTTIYVETLKKNLDKTLALLQEKLYHPKFNQDDFDRLKKQQLESIKVQSTQPQAVANDVYNKTLYGSKHIKAIPVYGTAETVGTITLEDVKDFYKANFSPSVTNLVVVGDINQAEVEPKLAFLNQWEAKEVKLPTLTKAAPIEKTKLFLVDIPKAAQSEIRVGYVTDLTYNPTGDFYKATLMNYPLGGAFNSRVNLNLREDKGWTYGARTSFDSDENGGRFTFSSGVKAAASDSAVAEVMKEITNYSNTGITESELTFLKSSIGQRDALQYETGIQKARFLNRIVQYNLKPSYVEEQSKILAGINQSDINALAKQYVNPAKMNILVVGDKERIKTGLEKLGYEVVELDTKGEVVKPAAESQLSAPAASETSGNPEKESSAPKGKKEKKDKKTTNK, encoded by the coding sequence ATGAAGAAACGCCATATTCTGGCAGGATTATTCTGCTTACTGGTAACTACACCACCTATATTCGGCCAATCAAAACTCATCGAGAAAGTCAGTAAAAAACCAGGTGAGATTGTAATCCCATATGAAAAATATGTATTACCAAATGGTTTAACACTTGTTGTACACGAAGATCACTCAGATCCGATTGTGCATGTAGATGTTACCTACCATGTAGGTTCGGCACGTGAGGAGATTGGGAAGTCAGGCTTTGCACACTTTTTTGAACACATGATGTTTCAGGGATCTGACCATGTGGCAGATGAAGAACACTTTAAAGTGGTAACAGAATCAGGTGGTACCTTGAATGGAACAACCAACCGGGATCGCACCAACTACTTTGAAACCCTTCCCAGCAATAAACTCGAAACAGCCTTATGGTTGGAAGCAGATCGGATGGGTTTTCTGTTGGATGCAGTCACTCAGAAAAAATTCGAGATTCAGCGGGCTACTGTAAAAAATGAAAGGGGCCAAAATTACGATAACCGTCCTTATGGACTTACGTATGAATATACATCTAAAGCATTGTATCCTTATGGCCATCCTTATTCATGGCTTACCATCGGATATGTAGAGGACTTAGATCGTGTAAATGTAAACGACCTTAAAAACTTCTTTCTACGCTGGTATGGCCCTAACAATGCTACTGTGACAGTTGGAGGCGATGTAACTACTAAGGATGTTGTTAAACTGGTTGAAAAGTACTTTGGTTCTATTCCTCGTGGCCCAGAAGTAAAAAACCTCAAATTACCTATTCCAGCATTGACCCAGGACAGATATACGTCTTATGAAGACAACTATATCAAATTACCAATGTTACGAATGATTTTCCCAGTTCCCGCAAGATACAGCACAGAAGAAGCATCATTGGATTGTCTGGCTGAAATTTTGGGACAGGGTAAAAATTCTATTTTCTATAAAAACTTTGAAAAAGCACAGAAAGCAGTTCAAAGCTCAGCTGTAAACTCAGCCAGTGAGCTATCAGGTGAGTTTACACTCACAGTTATCCCCTATCCTAATCAAACGCTGCAGGATATGGAGAAAACCATACGAGAATCATTGGCAGAATTTGAAAAGCGCGGTGTAACAGATGATGATATTGCCCGCTTTATTGCTAAAAATGAATCACAAACAATTAATGGTCTTAACAGTGTATCAGGAAAAGTTTCACAACTGGCATCCTATCAAACATTTAAAGGAAATCCCAATTACATTGGAGTAGAATTAAAAAATTACCGGTCTGTAACAAAAGAATCTGTAATACAGGCATATAACAAATATATTAAAGGGAAAGCAGCTGTAATATTGAGTGCTTATCCTAAAGGCAAAGCGGATATCGTAGCAGCTGTCGATAATTACACTATCTCAAAAGAAGGATACAAAGCACCTGATTATGGATACACAGGCCTTACCTATAAAAAAGCCAAAGACACATTTGATCGTGGCCAAAAGCCAGGTTCAGGAGCTAACCCTATTGTAAAGGTTCCCCCTGTATGGCAAAAACAACTAAACAATGGTTTAAAGATTATTGGAACACAGAATGACGAAATCCCAACAGTAACATTACTGTTCAATATCAAAGGAGGACATCAGCTTTCAGCTAATAATCTTTCCAAAGCCGGGGTTGCTTCTCTTACTGCTTCTATGCTCAATGAAGATACTGAGAAGTATACATCAGAAGAAATTGCCAGTGAACTGGATAAACTGGGAAGTTTTATTTCTTTTGGAGCGGGCGAAGAAGGTACTACTATCTATGTTGAAACATTAAAGAAAAACCTTGATAAGACATTAGCCTTACTTCAGGAAAAACTCTATCATCCTAAATTCAACCAGGATGACTTTGATCGCTTAAAAAAACAACAATTGGAGAGTATCAAAGTACAATCAACCCAACCGCAGGCAGTAGCAAATGATGTGTATAATAAAACCTTATATGGATCAAAACACATCAAAGCAATTCCTGTATATGGAACTGCTGAAACAGTAGGTACCATCACATTAGAGGATGTAAAAGATTTCTATAAAGCTAACTTCTCACCATCAGTTACCAATCTGGTAGTAGTTGGGGATATTAACCAGGCAGAAGTTGAGCCCAAACTGGCATTTTTGAATCAGTGGGAAGCCAAAGAGGTGAAGTTGCCGACTCTGACCAAAGCTGCGCCTATTGAAAAAACAAAGCTTTTCCTGGTAGATATTCCGAAAGCAGCACAATCGGAAATCCGTGTTGGATATGTAACAGATCTTACTTATAATCCAACAGGTGATTTTTACAAAGCTACTTTGATGAACTATCCCTTAGGAGGTGCATTTAACAGCCGTGTCAATCTGAATCTGCGTGAAGATAAAGGATGGACATATGGTGCACGGACCTCTTTTGATTCTGATGAAAATGGAGGGAGATTTACATTTAGCTCTGGTGTTAAAGCAGCAGCTTCTGACAGTGCAGTAGCAGAAGTAATGAAAGAAATTACCAACTATTCAAATACTGGAATCACAGAAAGTGAATTAACATTCTTAAAAAGCTCTATCGGACAACGCGATGCATTACAATATGAGACAGGAATTCAGAAAGCACGTTTCCTGAATCGAATCGTACAATATAATTTAAAGCCATCGTATGTAGAAGAGCAAAGCAAAATATTGGCAGGTATCAATCAATCAGATATCAATGCGTTGGCAAAACAGTATGTCAATCCTGCTAAGATGAATATACTGGTGGTTGGCGATAAAGAACGTATTAAAACCGGACTGGAAAAACTAGGATATGAAGTAGTTGAACTTGATACTAAAGGTGAAGTAGTAAAACCTGCTGCAGAGTCTCAACTGAGTGCACCTGCAGCCTCTGAAACTTCAGGTAATCCTGAAAAAGAATCTTCTGCCCCTAAGGGGAAGAAAGAGAAAAAAGACAAGAAGACTACCAATAAATAA